The following proteins are encoded in a genomic region of Leptospira kirschneri serovar Cynopteri str. 3522 CT:
- a CDS encoding ExbD/TolR family protein, whose translation MAGSAPSGDGEEIGNINITPMVDVILVLLVIFMVTANFLKKESININLPKVAAADPNVAQSVQVALTKDGKILLEGSDISIERLKAHLERDSKIKPNMRLTLSADSSLPYGQIAETMGVIRKAGVTKIALSVKR comes from the coding sequence ATGGCAGGTTCTGCTCCCTCCGGCGACGGAGAAGAAATAGGCAATATCAACATAACTCCGATGGTGGACGTGATTTTAGTTCTTCTGGTAATCTTTATGGTGACAGCGAACTTCTTAAAAAAAGAATCCATCAATATCAACCTTCCTAAGGTTGCAGCTGCAGACCCTAACGTAGCTCAATCGGTTCAAGTAGCTTTGACCAAGGACGGAAAAATTCTTTTAGAAGGATCGGACATATCCATAGAAAGGCTGAAGGCACATCTCGAAAGGGATTCTAAAATCAAACCCAATATGCGTCTAACGCTTTCCGCCGATTCTTCTCTTCCCTATGGACAAATTGCAGAAACGATGGGAGTGATCCGCAAAGCTGGGGTCACTAAAATCGCCCTTTCAGTAAAACGTTAA
- a CDS encoding FMN-binding glutamate synthase family protein, whose amino-acid sequence MQNSMILQFVSEHPWYSLFYTIGTYLFFALLHDIFQRRHTIKHNFPLVGRIRYIFETIGPELRQYWVANDKEEMPFNRAERSWVYATAKKQNNNFGFGTTELLYEAGYPIIKHSAFPFPESKVKHLKNDTSMIPCLKVIGEFHNRKKPFRPPSVVNISAMSYGSLGKNAVSALNKGAMMAHCYQNTGEGGISPYHKLGGDIVWQIGTGYFGARDEKGNFSLEIFGQKIQENPQIRMIEIKLSQGAKPGKGGILPGKKVTKQIASIRGVPIGKDCVSPNAHSEFGNVNELIDFIERLHLASGLPIGIKSAIGEIHFWNELAERMKQTNKGPDFITIDGGEGGTGAAPLAFADHVSLPFKVGFARVYQIFQKEKLSERMAWIGSGKLGFPDRAIVAFAMGCDLINVAREAMMSIGCIQAQRCHTDHCPAGVATQNRWLQAGLDIELKAERNANYIKGLRKEVLSVTHAAGYEHPLQFRGSDIEISAGLNIFKTLETILGYERDYVHFTKMLDYTDHTYLEEYMQGTSKQEHPKTE is encoded by the coding sequence ATGCAAAATTCTATGATCTTGCAATTTGTTTCCGAACATCCTTGGTATTCCTTGTTTTATACAATTGGAACTTATCTTTTTTTTGCGCTTCTACACGACATCTTTCAAAGAAGACATACAATCAAACATAACTTTCCTCTTGTGGGTAGAATCAGATATATATTCGAAACGATCGGCCCCGAGCTCAGACAATATTGGGTTGCAAACGATAAGGAAGAAATGCCTTTCAACCGAGCGGAACGTTCCTGGGTTTATGCGACCGCAAAAAAACAGAATAATAACTTCGGTTTCGGAACGACGGAACTTTTATACGAAGCGGGTTACCCTATTATCAAACACAGCGCGTTTCCTTTTCCAGAATCGAAAGTAAAACATCTTAAAAACGATACTTCGATGATTCCTTGTCTTAAAGTGATTGGTGAATTTCATAACCGTAAAAAACCATTTCGCCCTCCTTCCGTCGTAAACATTTCCGCTATGTCTTATGGATCTCTCGGAAAAAACGCTGTCTCTGCTCTTAACAAAGGGGCAATGATGGCTCATTGTTATCAAAACACGGGAGAAGGTGGAATCAGCCCCTATCACAAGTTAGGCGGAGACATCGTTTGGCAAATCGGAACCGGATATTTTGGAGCGAGAGACGAAAAAGGAAATTTTTCTTTAGAAATATTCGGTCAGAAAATTCAAGAAAATCCTCAAATAAGGATGATAGAAATCAAACTTTCCCAAGGCGCCAAACCGGGTAAAGGCGGAATTCTTCCTGGCAAAAAAGTCACAAAACAAATCGCGAGTATTCGAGGAGTTCCCATAGGAAAAGACTGTGTTTCGCCTAACGCACATTCTGAGTTCGGAAACGTAAACGAACTGATCGACTTTATAGAAAGACTTCATCTTGCAAGCGGCCTTCCGATCGGGATCAAAAGCGCCATCGGTGAAATTCATTTCTGGAACGAACTCGCCGAAAGGATGAAACAAACTAACAAAGGTCCCGACTTTATCACTATAGACGGGGGGGAAGGTGGAACCGGAGCGGCTCCTCTCGCTTTTGCGGATCACGTTTCCCTTCCTTTTAAGGTGGGTTTTGCAAGAGTCTATCAGATCTTTCAAAAGGAAAAACTTTCGGAAAGAATGGCATGGATCGGAAGCGGTAAATTAGGATTTCCTGATAGAGCGATCGTAGCCTTTGCAATGGGTTGTGATTTGATCAACGTCGCAAGGGAAGCGATGATGTCCATCGGTTGTATTCAAGCACAACGTTGTCATACGGATCATTGTCCGGCAGGAGTGGCGACTCAGAATCGTTGGTTACAAGCCGGTCTAGATATTGAACTCAAAGCGGAGCGAAATGCGAATTATATCAAAGGACTCAGAAAAGAGGTACTTTCAGTCACACACGCAGCAGGATACGAACATCCACTTCAATTTAGAGGGAGTGATATTGAAATTAGTGCGGGACTCAATATTTTTAAAACCTTAGAAACGATTTTAGGTTATGAAAGAGATTACGTTCATTTTACGAAAATGTTGGACTATACGGATCATACTTATTTGGAAGAATACATGCAAGGCACCTCCAAACAAGAACATCCTAAAACTGAATGA
- a CDS encoding UDP-2,3-diacylglucosamine diphosphatase → MKFEKNKIYDGIFLSDVHYLLNKKIKSHKHKELFQFLDHLNQRNVRFKNIYLVGDIIENWFFSASRKLKRSKKKFNKLFDRLDTLSTFGGNKIYVVGNHDSTSYLMNLPSKIEKYLKERNWNICEKTENDLLIAVHGHQGQYNRFTWIGSIFLLRFLHTIALLVPNIFRFSEAFYQKHLNRQDPSTTEEILGYYKRLSKITHQGNRVLISGHTHDFLCIPHLRIINTGDWVKSNSFIIQDGSRFIGAKMNKRGEFSKEFVYKHESESSPQ, encoded by the coding sequence ATGAAATTCGAAAAGAACAAAATTTATGACGGAATTTTTCTTTCGGACGTTCACTACCTTCTCAACAAAAAAATAAAATCCCACAAACACAAAGAACTTTTTCAATTTTTAGACCATTTGAATCAAAGGAACGTCCGTTTTAAGAACATCTATCTCGTGGGAGACATTATAGAAAATTGGTTCTTTAGCGCTTCTCGTAAACTCAAAAGAAGCAAAAAAAAATTCAATAAACTTTTCGACAGGTTGGACACCTTATCCACGTTTGGCGGGAATAAAATTTACGTAGTAGGAAATCATGATTCCACTTCGTATTTAATGAATCTGCCTTCTAAAATCGAAAAATATCTTAAAGAAAGAAACTGGAACATATGTGAAAAAACAGAAAATGATCTACTGATAGCCGTTCACGGACACCAGGGACAGTACAACCGTTTCACATGGATCGGTTCTATTTTTCTATTACGTTTTCTGCATACAATTGCATTACTCGTCCCAAACATTTTCCGTTTTTCGGAAGCTTTCTATCAAAAACATCTGAATAGACAGGATCCGAGCACAACGGAAGAAATTCTAGGATACTACAAACGACTTTCAAAAATCACACATCAAGGAAATCGTGTTTTAATTTCCGGACATACTCATGACTTCCTTTGTATCCCTCATTTAAGAATCATCAATACGGGCGACTGGGTAAAAAGTAATAGTTTTATCATACAGGACGGTTCACGTTTTATAGGAGCCAAAATGAATAAACGGGGAGAATTTTCTAAAGAGTTCGTCTACAAACACGAATCAGAATCTTCTCCTCAGTAA
- a CDS encoding energy transducer TonB codes for MRLQMVANVPEIKQRILKFGLFRFCLIVSFILHSLTIGTYFIATYLPEEEISSEDLDTNVEVDLEEIPPELIGGTSSPAPVEKQEWVEGSNQNAEDPIDEDLNPNALSGNGTDKDGYLFSYNGDKTPTPIIDFDLRDFFPAQAKSAGIVSKQVVVVVQIDEHGNLQGAKIASGKAGFGFDEAALKIVKLARWSPGYLQGRPTKMSHRVPISFNLED; via the coding sequence ATGAGATTACAAATGGTTGCAAACGTTCCCGAAATCAAACAGAGAATTTTAAAATTCGGACTCTTTCGTTTTTGTCTGATTGTTTCTTTTATTTTACATTCTTTGACGATTGGAACTTATTTCATTGCTACCTATCTTCCGGAAGAGGAAATTTCTTCTGAAGATTTAGATACAAACGTAGAAGTTGACCTAGAAGAAATTCCTCCCGAATTGATAGGCGGAACGTCTTCTCCGGCCCCCGTTGAAAAACAGGAATGGGTGGAAGGTTCGAATCAAAACGCAGAAGATCCGATCGATGAAGATCTCAATCCAAACGCTCTTTCCGGAAACGGTACGGATAAAGACGGATATTTATTTTCCTATAACGGAGATAAAACTCCTACTCCAATTATCGACTTTGATCTGAGAGATTTTTTTCCGGCTCAAGCAAAATCCGCAGGAATCGTTTCCAAACAAGTTGTAGTAGTAGTTCAAATCGATGAACACGGAAATTTACAAGGAGCTAAAATCGCGTCGGGTAAGGCCGGGTTCGGTTTTGATGAAGCGGCGCTTAAAATCGTAAAACTTGCTCGTTGGAGTCCAGGATACTTACAAGGAAGGCCTACAAAAATGTCTCACCGAGTTCCGATCTCTTTCAATCTAGAAGATTAA